aaaaattttaaaaccaaaatatatgATCATTAGTTTgtaaattatatcattttgagtgaagcaacttttgttattgtgataaaaaaatttcgtgtgtttgaaaaaatattgctttctgaaggaaaaatatagttgaaacaaaaacttggcttgatgacgaaTTTCCGAatgaaaatcaaccatcaaggattaGTACgttaagtttagacgtggtgaaatgagtaCCGAAGACGGTGTACGAAATGGACGCCCAAAAGCGGTTGTTAccaacgaaaacatcaaaaaagccCAACAAATAATTTGGAATCATCATAAAGAGAAGTTGTTCGAAATAGCAGGCACtgtaaagatatcaactgaacgtgtacatcatatcattcaggAATATTTGGGTGTGAGAAAGCTCTATGCAATGTGGGTGcagcgcgagctcacttttgactaaAAACAGCGGCGATTTGATGATTTGgaacagtgtttggagatgcTGAAGTGTAATAAAACCGAGTTTTGGCGTCGATATATGGCCACGGATGAAACTTGACTCCAACATTTCACTCTAAAGTTCAATCGATAGTCATCCGAgaggactgcacacgatgatcACGCTTGAGAGCGTGGAAAAGCCAGCCGACTGCTGCGCTTATGGTATCTGTTTTTTGAGAAgcacatggaataatttttattgactaccttgctTCGAATTGTTttcgcatccaccgtattctccagaacTAGCCCCCTGCGACTGTTTCTCCAAAGAATGcttgctgggaagaaattttcgtggaAAGAAGAGGTGATTGCCGAAGCTGTGGTctgttttgaagcaaaggacaaattgCACTATAAAAATCAGTTCGAAAAGTTGGTTAGTCGACACTGATTATGTATCACACTTGAATAAAAAAgaccaattttgccaaaaatatgtgttttactatggtaggccgcGGTATTTTCAATTAACCTACTAAATTCAGTTACATTTAAGGGCATGTCATAATTTAGGGGCATGTACTTGGAATTTCCGGAATCTTAATTGGAACTTtgtcgctgcccagctggttgatgtcctcgtaggagtaaaggctgacatcaccgcagTCCAGATGACCCCGACAAGGGTGATGGAGGgaaaacttctccagcctgctgaatggcagtgaaagcattacaccaggagatggtgaaacCGATTCCCTAATCAATGCagatagagcagacgttccattgtccgaccatgaaaaagttcgaatagcaattacccgtctgaaaaacaacaaagcggcggagccaatggattgccggttaagctattcaaatacggcggcgcaGAGCTAaaaaagagcatgcatcagcttctttgtaggaTATGGTGCGACGAAAACATGTCTGACTAATAGGAAGATTCACAAACTACGCCAACTACTGTGGAATAAGCCTCCCCAACGTcgcttataaggttctatcgaggtACTGTGTGAaggattaaagtccaccgtcaacaaacttgtttttgttttctttcacaTAATATCGAATTCTGTTATGAATGTTTATGAATTCGAATGATTAATATGACAATCATTCGAATGATTGATTATGGTAACGGTGTTGAGCGACTCAAACAGCGGAAATTGTAACGGAAAGGTGTATAAATTGTCAAGCACGGTGAGTAGTTTACAACTGTTTTAGCAATGAAATTCTATCTGCTAACGTTTTTTGCCATAACGACCTTGTTGGCCTTAATGGCGGTTACCCCGTCGGCAAATGCGCAAGGAAaaggtaaattgacttaaaattttaattgcaatgTGTGTGTTAATATCCACATTATCGAAGAGACCGCCAACGGAGAACCCCGAAGCCTTGGACCTGGACCAATTAAATCTCCACCCTTCAGCCCATTAGCCTCCCTAAGAGCTAATACAAGTAGTTGTGCGTAATTATTGTAGATTCACTACTAGACCAtgcttgtttataatttttatttcttaatttttagcTATCGAATTCAGCATTAGTGGAAATATTACTAAAACCACCTTGCCAGTCAATACTTCCTCCTGTAAGTATAATATTCGAGTTGCCTAACTACTATAATTTGCTTGCTAGAAGATTCTAATTTACAATTCCTATTACTCAATCTTTAGCTATCGCGTTTGACATCTCAGGAAATTTGACTTCGACTGGTACTGCTTTCCCGCCATTTCCTTTTCCAATCCCTCTACCGTTCTGTGAGTACCATACCATATTGTAGTTATATTTGTGTGctgaattttatttcgttttctaTTTCACGCAGCTTCCTCCAGCGACTTGACTGGACCGCCCTTTGCTTAAAAAgcaattatttaaatatcattttagcTGTTGACTCTGATGACGATGTTAGC
The sequence above is drawn from the Bactrocera tryoni isolate S06 chromosome 1, CSIRO_BtryS06_freeze2, whole genome shotgun sequence genome and encodes:
- the LOC120780380 gene encoding uncharacterized protein LOC120780380; this translates as MKFYLLTFFAITTLLALMAVTPSANAQGKETANGEPRSLGPGPIKSPPFSPLASLRANTSSSIEFSISGNITKTTLPVNTSSSIAFDISGNLTSTGTAFPPFPFPIPLPFSSSSDLTGPPFA